One region of Camelina sativa cultivar DH55 chromosome 6, Cs, whole genome shotgun sequence genomic DNA includes:
- the LOC104791991 gene encoding protein STRICTOSIDINE SYNTHASE-LIKE 9-like: MPVNQKIPSWIAVPAVLAVLAVITYQILLAPDHIEGSKNILSTAKTIPLPIDAPESMNWDPKGEGPYVALTDGSILKWRGHDLGWVEFAYTSPLRGNCSKHEVVPSCGRPLGLTFEKKTGDLYICDGYFGLMKVGPEGGLAELVVGEAEGRKVIFANQGDLDEEEDVFYFNDSSDKYHFREVFFVTISGERSGRVIRYDKKTKEAKVIMDNFRCNNGLALNKDRSFLIVCDSATGLVHRYWIKGSKAGTRDIFSQVPGYPDNIRLTPTGDFWLGIHCKKNLIGKLMVNYKWIGKFFEKTASLDFLVGLINGFRPHGIAVKISGETGEILEILEDRKGKTMKYVSEAYERDDGKIWFGSVFQPAVWVLDRK, translated from the exons ATGCCAGTTAACCAGAAGATTCCAAGCTGGATCGCCGTTCCGGCTGTTTTGGCCGTCTTGGCCGTTATTACGTATCAGATACTCCTTGCGCCAGATCATATAGAAGGCTCCAAAAATATACTGTCAACGGCTAAGACCATTCCTCTCCCTATTGATGCACCGGAGAGCATGAACTGGGATCCAAAAGGAGAAGGCCCTTATGTAGCCCTCACCGATGGTAGTATTCTTAAGTGGCGTGGCCATGATCTCGGCTGGGTTGAGTTCGCCTACACATCTCCTCTCAG AGGGAATTGTTCAAAGCACGAAGTAGTACCTTCTTGTGGAAGGCCATTGGGACTTACTTTTGAGAAGAAAACGGGAGATTTGTATATCTGCGATGGTTACTTCGGGCTCATGAAGGTTGGACCAGAGGGGGGCTTGGCCGAGTTAGTTGTTGGGGAAGCCGAAGGTCGTAAAGTTATATTTGCCAACCAAGGGGATCTcgacgaagaggaagatgtaTTCTACTTCAATGATAGTAGCGACAAGTATCATTTCAG AGAGGTATTCTTCGTAACTATCAGTGGCGAACGGTCTGGAAGAGTGATTAGATACGacaagaagacaaaagaagcTAAAGTCATCATGGACAATTTCCGGTGTAACAACGGTTTGGCTCTAAACAAAGATCGGTCTTTTCTAATTGTTTGTGATTCCGCCACGGGCCTTGTCCATAGGTATTGGATCAAAGGTTCTAAAGCTGGGACCCGAGATATCTTTTCACAGGTTCCTGGTTATCCCGACAACATCCGTCTGACACCAACGGGTGATTTTTGGCTCGGCATACATTGTAAGAAGAACTTGATAGGGAAATTGATGGTGAATTATAAGTGGATAGGGAAGTTTTTTGAAAAGACGGCGAGTTTGGACTTTCTGGTTGGGTTGATTAACGGATTTAGGCCGCATGGAATCGCCGTGAAAATCTCTGGGGAGACAGGGGAGATCCTTGAGATTCTTGAGGATAGAAAAGGGAAGACGATGAAGTATGTAAGTGAGGCTTATGAGAGAGATGATGGAAAAATATGGTTCGGGTCCGTTTTCCAACCTGCAGTATGGGTTCTTGACCGCAAAtga
- the LOC104791992 gene encoding protein STRICTOSIDINE SYNTHASE-LIKE 9 — translation MPLNQKVPTWFVVPAVLAVLSIILYRITIVPGDIEGAKNILAVAKTIPTPVVGPESIEFDPQGEGPYAAMVDGRILKWRGDDLGWVEFAYTSPHRGNCSRYDVVPTCGRPLGLTFEKKTGDLYICDGYLGLMKVGPQGGLAELLVDEAEGRKIMFANQGDMDEEEDVFYFNDSSDKYHFRDVFLEGVSGDPSGRVIRYNKKTKEAKVVMDNLRCNNGLALNKDRSFLITCESATSLVHRYWIKGPKAGTRDIFTKVPGYPDNIRLTSTGDFWIGIHCKKNLIGKLILRYKWLGKLVEKTVSLKYVIGFINGFKPHGVAVKISGETGEVLEVLEDREGKTMKYVSEAYERDDGKLWFGSVYWPAIWVLDRK, via the exons ATGCCGCTTAATCAAAAAGTTCCGACTTGGTTCGTTGTTCCGGCTGTGCTGGCCGTCTTGTCCATAATCTTGTATCGGATCACAATTGTGCCGGGAGATATAGAGGGCGCCAAAAATATATTGGCAGTGGCTAAGACCATTCCAACTCCTGTTGTTGGACCTGAGAGCATTGAGTTTGACCCACAAGGAGAAGGTCCCTATGCTGCCATGGTGGACGGCCGTATCCTCAAGTGGCGCGGCGATGATCTCGGCTGGGTTGAGTTTGCATACACATCTCCTCAcag AGGGAACTGTTCAAGATATGACGTGGTGCCTACTTGTGGAAGGCCATTGGGACTTACTTTTGAGAAGAAAACGGGAGATTTGTACATCTGCGATGGTTACTTGGGGCTCATGAAGGTTGGACCACAGGGAGGCCTGGCCGAGTTACTTGTTGATGAAGCCGAAGGTCGTAAAATTATGTTTGCTAACCAAGGGGATATggacgaagaggaagatgtcTTCTACTTCAATGATAGTAGTGACAAGTATCATTTCAG GGACGTATTTTTGGAGGGTGTCAGTGGCGACCCATCGGGAAGAGTGATCAGATACAATAAAAAGACGAAAGAGGCCAAAGTTGTAATGGACAATCTTCGTTGTAACAACGGTTTGGCTCTAAACAAAGACCGGTCTTTCCTAATTACATGTGAGTCTGCCACGAGTCTTGTCCACAGATACTGGATCAAAGGTCCCAAAGCCGGAACTCGTGATATCTTTACGAAAGTCCCGGGTTATCCCGACAACATCCGTTTGACATCAACGGGAGACTTTTGGATTGGTATACATTGCAAAAAGAACTTAATAGGGAAACTGATTCTGAGATATAAATGGCTTGGAAAATTGGTTGAAAAGACAGTAAGTTTGAAGTACGTGATTGGTTTTATCAACGGATTTAAGCCGCATGGGGTTGCCGTGAAAATATCCGGAGAGACGGGAGAAGTTCTTGAGGTACTTGAAGACAGAGAAGGAAAGACAATGAAGTATGTAAGCGAGGCTTATGAGAGGGATGATGGAAAGTTATGGTTTGGGTCTGTTTACTGGCCAGCCATTTGGGTTCTTGATCGCAAATGA